A genomic stretch from Flavobacterium humidisoli includes:
- a CDS encoding gliding motility-associated C-terminal domain-containing protein has translation MIFFIKDKALLAIIFPAAIFAQTSNHGELYISPNTVMSVVEEFDNKGSGDFINDGDLVLYSHYNNDGLVTFTPESIPGVTRLHGKDGMQNISGGAPMDWNNVEFDNRSSQPFFSLTNQVSIYGKADFLSGVVKNEGRTDMLIFEKNASHTNTGDLSHVDGYVKKNGNQAGFTFPVGNKGNYAYLRISEASNPSNAYFGKYNFENSNNLYPHKKNASNIYIDQKQYWNVDKISGADDVFLSLFVDKNTADLKKTYEDLHIVGWNPVQSTWVDLGGEYNDSRNEVTTTAKALNLYQVFTFAIVSSVAEDNDVLADQGMSPNGDGYNDFFYIKNIEKYPDNSVEIYNRWGVRVYEKRGYDNNPAASFNGISQGGATISKSEGLPEGVYFYVITYKDQNGVKKEIKSYLYIKK, from the coding sequence ATGATATTTTTTATAAAAGATAAAGCACTTCTCGCCATAATTTTTCCTGCGGCTATTTTTGCGCAAACCAGTAATCATGGTGAATTATACATCTCTCCTAATACTGTTATGAGTGTAGTTGAGGAGTTTGACAACAAGGGCAGCGGTGATTTTATAAATGACGGTGATTTGGTTCTTTACAGCCATTATAACAATGATGGCCTGGTTACTTTCACTCCTGAGAGTATTCCTGGTGTTACCAGGCTGCATGGGAAAGATGGCATGCAAAATATTTCAGGAGGGGCACCAATGGATTGGAATAACGTCGAGTTTGATAATCGTTCTTCTCAACCTTTTTTTTCTTTAACCAATCAGGTCAGTATCTACGGCAAGGCTGACTTTTTAAGTGGCGTTGTTAAAAATGAAGGAAGAACCGATATGCTGATTTTTGAAAAAAATGCCAGCCATACCAATACTGGAGACCTTAGCCATGTGGACGGTTATGTTAAGAAAAATGGAAATCAGGCTGGTTTTACATTCCCGGTTGGAAATAAGGGCAATTATGCGTATTTGAGGATTTCTGAGGCCAGTAATCCTTCCAATGCCTATTTTGGCAAATACAATTTTGAGAATTCAAACAATTTGTACCCGCATAAAAAGAATGCCTCCAATATTTATATTGATCAGAAGCAGTATTGGAATGTGGATAAGATCAGCGGTGCTGATGATGTTTTTCTTTCTTTGTTTGTAGATAAAAATACTGCTGATTTAAAAAAAACTTATGAAGACCTGCATATTGTGGGCTGGAACCCCGTTCAAAGTACTTGGGTAGATCTTGGCGGAGAATATAACGATTCAAGAAATGAAGTTACTACAACAGCTAAAGCTTTAAACTTGTATCAGGTCTTTACTTTTGCCATTGTAAGTTCAGTTGCTGAGGATAACGATGTTCTTGCCGATCAGGGGATGTCTCCAAATGGTGATGGCTATAATGATTTTTTTTATATCAAAAATATAGAAAAATATCCTGATAACTCCGTTGAAATTTATAATCGATGGGGAGTCAGGGTTTATGAGAAAAGGGGGTATGATAATAATCCGGCTGCTTCCTTTAATGGCATTTCCCAAGGTGGCGCCACTATTTCAAAGTCGGAAGGGCTGCCTGAAGGAGTATATTTTTATGTTATAACCTATAAGGATCAAAATGGAGTAAAAAAAGAGATAAAAAGCTACTTGTATATCAAAAAATAG
- a CDS encoding tail fiber domain-containing protein, with translation MGDSKAVYTYTNEKGDKVKIDVPGDVANNFQEIINNSSVQNILDQYIVNNVEGNVSYDAAKNTFTYVDSSGAVQVIDIASMVKANETVTTLVGDSKAVYTYTNEKGDKVKIDVPGDVANNFQEIINNSSVQNILDQYIVNNVEGNVSYDAAKNTFTYVDSSGAVQVIDIASMVKANETVTTLVGDSKAVYTYTNEKGDKVKIDVPGDVANNFQEIINNSSVQNILDQYIVNNVEGNVSYDAAKNTFTYVDSSGAVQVIDIASMVKANETVTTLVGDSKAVYTYTNEKGDKVKIDVPGDVANNFQEIINNSSVQNILDQYIVNNVEGNVSYDAAKNTFTYVDSSGAVQVIDIASMVKANETVTTLVGDSKAVYTYTNEKGDKVKIDVPGDVANNFQEIINNSSVQNILNQYIVNNVEGNVSYDADNNTFTYVDSSGAVQVIDIASMVKANETVTTLVGDSKAVYTYTNEKGDKVKIDVPGDVANNFQEIINNSSVQNILNQYIVNNVEGNVSYDADNNTFTYVDSSGAVQVIDIASMVKANETVTTLVGDSKAVYTYTNEKGDKVKIDVPGDVANNFQEIINNSSVQNILDQYIVNNVEGNVSYDAAKNTFTYVDSSGAVQVIDIASMVKANETVTTLVGDSKAVYTYTNEKGDKVKIDVPGDVANNFQEIINNSSVQNILDQYIVNNVEGNVSYDAAKNTFTYVDSSGAVQVIDIASMVKANETVTTLVGDSKAVYTYTNEKGDKVKIDVPGDVANNFQEIINNSSVQNILDQYIVNNVEGNVSYDAAKNTFTYVDSSGAVQVIDIAPMVKANETVTTLQLAGNKLVYRNEKGDNPDIDLSSLTNTAWNIAGNAGTSADSNFLGTTDPVDLVFRTNKTEKMRITSTGNVGIANSNPEYALDIIGDAKVSNNVYCASVFTTSDVRLKKNIKNLNDGLKTISLLRPVTYIKKTNMNAKDYTISESGFIAQEVRKVLPDLVTEMNDPDKTLIVNYNAVIPILTKAIQEQQVQIEAQQKQIDMLVKALEHKK, from the coding sequence GTGGGGGATTCCAAGGCAGTGTATACCTACACCAATGAGAAGGGCGATAAGGTTAAGATTGATGTGCCTGGGGATGTTGCGAATAATTTTCAGGAAATCATCAATAACAGCTCAGTGCAGAATATCCTAGACCAGTATATCGTGAATAATGTGGAGGGGAATGTGAGCTATGACGCTGCCAAGAACACCTTCACGTATGTTGATTCATCGGGAGCGGTTCAGGTAATCGACATCGCCTCTATGGTAAAAGCCAATGAGACCGTAACCACTCTTGTGGGGGATTCCAAGGCAGTGTATACCTACACCAATGAGAAGGGCGACAAGGTTAAGATCGATGTGCCTGGGGATGTTGCGAATAATTTTCAGGAAATCATCAATAACAGCTCAGTGCAGAATATCCTAGACCAGTATATCGTGAATAATGTGGAGGGGAATGTGAGCTATGACGCTGCCAAGAACACCTTCACGTATGTTGATTCATCGGGAGCGGTTCAGGTAATCGACATCGCCTCTATGGTAAAAGCCAATGAGACCGTAACCACTCTTGTGGGGGATTCCAAGGCAGTGTATACCTACACCAATGAGAAGGGCGATAAGGTTAAGATCGATGTGCCTGGGGATGTTGCGAATAATTTTCAGGAAATCATCAATAACAGCTCAGTGCAGAATATCCTAGACCAGTATATCGTGAATAATGTGGAGGGGAATGTGAGCTATGACGCTGCCAAGAACACCTTCACGTATGTTGATTCATCGGGAGCGGTTCAGGTAATCGACATCGCCTCTATGGTAAAAGCCAATGAGACCGTAACCACTCTTGTGGGGGATTCCAAGGCAGTGTATACCTACACCAATGAGAAGGGCGACAAGGTTAAGATCGATGTGCCTGGGGATGTTGCGAATAATTTTCAGGAAATCATCAATAACAGCTCAGTGCAGAATATCCTAGACCAGTATATCGTGAATAATGTGGAGGGGAATGTGAGCTATGACGCTGCCAAGAACACCTTCACGTATGTTGATTCATCGGGAGCGGTTCAGGTAATCGACATCGCCTCTATGGTAAAAGCCAATGAGACCGTAACCACTCTTGTGGGGGATTCCAAGGCAGTGTATACCTACACCAATGAGAAGGGCGATAAGGTTAAGATTGATGTGCCTGGGGATGTTGCGAATAATTTTCAGGAAATCATCAATAACAGCTCAGTGCAGAATATCTTAAACCAGTATATCGTGAATAATGTGGAGGGGAATGTGAGCTATGACGCTGACAACAACACCTTCACGTATGTTGATTCATCGGGAGCGGTTCAGGTAATCGACATCGCCTCTATGGTAAAAGCCAATGAGACCGTAACCACTCTTGTGGGGGATTCCAAGGCAGTGTATACCTACACCAATGAGAAGGGCGATAAGGTTAAGATCGATGTGCCTGGGGATGTTGCGAATAATTTTCAGGAAATCATCAATAACAGCTCAGTGCAGAATATCTTAAACCAGTATATCGTGAATAATGTGGAGGGGAATGTGAGCTATGACGCTGACAACAACACCTTCACGTATGTTGATTCATCGGGAGCGGTTCAGGTAATCGACATCGCCTCTATGGTAAAAGCCAATGAGACCGTAACCACTCTTGTGGGGGATTCCAAGGCAGTGTATACCTACACCAATGAGAAGGGCGATAAGGTTAAGATCGATGTGCCTGGGGATGTTGCGAATAATTTTCAGGAAATCATCAATAACAGCTCAGTGCAGAATATCCTAGACCAGTATATCGTGAATAATGTGGAGGGGAATGTGAGCTATGACGCTGCCAAGAACACCTTCACGTATGTTGATTCATCGGGAGCGGTTCAGGTAATCGACATCGCCTCTATGGTAAAAGCCAATGAGACCGTAACCACTCTTGTGGGGGATTCCAAGGCAGTGTATACCTACACCAATGAGAAGGGCGACAAGGTTAAGATCGATGTGCCTGGGGATGTTGCGAATAATTTTCAGGAAATCATCAATAACAGCTCAGTGCAGAATATCCTAGACCAGTATATCGTGAATAATGTGGAGGGGAATGTGAGCTATGACGCTGCCAAGAACACCTTCACGTATGTTGATTCATCGGGAGCGGTTCAGGTAATCGACATCGCCTCTATGGTAAAAGCCAATGAGACCGTAACCACTCTTGTGGGGGATTCCAAGGCAGTGTATACCTACACCAATGAGAAGGGCGATAAGGTTAAGATTGATGTGCCTGGGGATGTTGCGAATAATTTTCAGGAAATCATCAATAACAGCTCAGTGCAGAATATCCTAGACCAGTATATCGTGAATAATGTGGAGGGGAATGTGAGCTATGACGCTGCCAAGAACACCTTCACGTATGTTGATTCATCGGGAGCGGTTCAGGTAATCGACATCGCCCCTATGGTAAAAGCAAATGAAACGGTTACTACATTACAGTTAGCAGGTAATAAATTAGTATATCGCAATGAAAAAGGGGATAATCCCGATATTGATTTGTCTTCGCTTACAAATACTGCATGGAATATTGCTGGAAATGCTGGAACTTCAGCTGATAGTAATTTCTTGGGTACAACAGATCCAGTGGATTTAGTTTTCCGTACCAATAAAACTGAAAAAATGAGAATTACTTCTACGGGCAACGTAGGTATAGCTAACAGTAATCCAGAATATGCTTTGGATATTATTGGTGATGCTAAGGTTTCCAACAATGTATATTGTGCCTCAGTATTTACAACTTCTGATGTTCGTTTGAAAAAAAATATTAAAAATTTAAATGACGGGTTAAAAACAATTTCCTTACTGCGACCTGTCACTTATATAAAGAAAACTAATATGAATGCAAAAGATTATACAATAAGCGAGAGTGGTTTTATTGCGCAGGAAGTGCGTAAAGTGCTTCCTGATCTTGTTACAGAAATGAACGATCCTGATAAAACATTGATTGTTAATTATAATGCGGTTATTCCAATTTTAACTAAAGCTATTCAGGAACAGCAAGTTCAGATTGAGGCGCAGCAAAAGCAGATTGATATGCTTGTTAAGGCTTTAGAGCATAAAAAATAG
- a CDS encoding type IX secretion system membrane protein PorP/SprF: MKTKLFLIFLMCLSAMAFGQQEPQYTQYMYNTMAVNPAYAGSRGALDVFLLHRAQWLGFDGAPVTTNFSIDSPVSENIGVGVSLMKDKIGPSSENDLAANLSYGFYINEIYRLSFGLRVSANVLDIDFSNTHVNDLNDYAFETNIDNRFSPNIGAGVYLNSDNSYIGISSPAFLKSEHFDRYAEPNASSHVINKQMHLYLMGGYVFDLSDNVKFKPSFLSKLTSGAPVQVDLSANFLMNDKICAGLAYRWNAALSALVGFQATNNWFIGYSYDMETTRLANYNSGSHEIFLRYELFNKYNRYVVSPRFF, translated from the coding sequence ATGAAAACAAAACTATTTTTAATTTTTCTAATGTGTTTGTCGGCTATGGCTTTTGGACAGCAGGAGCCCCAGTATACCCAGTATATGTATAACACTATGGCTGTAAATCCAGCTTATGCCGGCTCAAGGGGGGCGTTAGATGTTTTTCTTTTACATCGTGCGCAATGGCTTGGCTTTGATGGCGCGCCGGTGACGACAAATTTTAGTATCGATTCGCCTGTCAGTGAAAATATTGGCGTAGGAGTGTCTTTAATGAAAGATAAAATCGGGCCATCTAGTGAAAATGACCTGGCTGCAAATCTTTCTTATGGTTTTTACATTAACGAGATCTATAGGCTGAGCTTTGGCTTAAGGGTAAGCGCAAATGTTTTGGATATTGATTTTTCCAATACGCATGTAAACGATCTAAATGATTATGCATTTGAGACTAATATTGATAACCGCTTCTCTCCCAATATTGGAGCTGGCGTTTATTTGAATTCCGATAATAGCTATATCGGAATTTCCTCTCCTGCTTTTCTAAAATCAGAACATTTTGACAGATATGCAGAACCGAATGCCAGTTCGCATGTTATAAACAAACAGATGCATCTTTATCTCATGGGAGGATATGTTTTTGATTTGAGCGATAATGTAAAATTTAAACCTTCATTCTTATCAAAACTGACCTCTGGAGCGCCTGTACAGGTTGATTTGTCGGCTAATTTTTTAATGAATGATAAAATTTGTGCAGGTTTGGCATATCGTTGGAACGCCGCGCTCAGTGCGCTTGTGGGATTTCAGGCAACTAATAATTGGTTCATCGGCTATTCCTATGATATGGAAACAACAAGACTGGCCAATTATAATTCAGGTTCGCATGAAATCTTTCTTCGATATGAGCTGTTTAATAAATATAACAGGTATGTTGTTTCACCTAGGTTTTTCTAA
- a CDS encoding OmpA family protein, with translation MKVCIKGLYIFLSFFFINSVLAQKKQIAIANEKFQECFYIDAIKIYERLAEKGYRDEMVLKKLGDCYYFNSDYVKSHKWYSQLFAINPKQDPEYIYRYAQSLKSVGNYGKADSYLSDFVKASQSDARAVLLDKNKNYLEIIKSNSGRYQINNLDINSDLSDFGSAVWNSKLVFASSRNIGAKTKKISHWDNNPYNSLFYSLIDNESKLSEPELFSSKAIASKYNESTPVFSKDGRTMYFTRNNVSKVKKDNRGNPIIILKIYKSIMDGENWSVPVELPFNSNEYNVAHPALSPDGKYLFFASNMPGTLGQSDLFFVELKSDGSYSAPKNLGSIINTEGRETFPFITEANELYFSSDGHPGLGGLDVFVATLGNSADVVNVDNVDNVGEPLNSSHDDFCFFINSFTKKGFFTSNRPDGKGLDDIYSLVETRRLNGFILDKVLIDKNSGLPIAGVKISVSNEQFGFVCETVTDSSGRFSVPLDYNKKYYIKAEKEEYLTAEKPIMVSKLGNEDKDFVLQTEKRLLPVKSGDDVARLFDIGILYFDLNNSAITSKASVQLEKMLELLKEYPSLNIEIRTHTDSRGSDAYNMQLSERRNKSIAGWLAQRGIEPKRLSGKGYGESMLVNQCGDGVKCSEEEHQQNRRSEFIFVRP, from the coding sequence ATGAAAGTTTGTATAAAAGGTCTATATATCTTCTTAAGTTTCTTCTTTATTAATTCTGTTTTAGCCCAAAAGAAGCAAATTGCTATTGCGAACGAAAAATTCCAAGAGTGTTTCTATATAGACGCTATTAAAATTTATGAGCGTCTGGCCGAAAAAGGATATAGAGATGAAATGGTATTGAAGAAGCTCGGGGACTGCTATTATTTCAATTCAGATTATGTAAAATCACATAAGTGGTATAGCCAGCTGTTTGCTATAAACCCGAAACAGGACCCTGAATATATTTACAGATACGCCCAATCGCTGAAATCAGTTGGGAATTATGGCAAAGCAGATAGTTATTTAAGTGATTTTGTAAAAGCCTCCCAGTCGGATGCCAGGGCTGTGCTGCTGGATAAGAATAAAAATTATCTCGAGATAATCAAATCCAATTCTGGCCGTTACCAGATTAATAATTTAGATATTAATTCTGATTTGTCTGATTTTGGGAGTGCTGTTTGGAATTCCAAACTAGTTTTTGCTTCTTCTAGGAATATCGGTGCTAAAACAAAAAAAATCAGCCATTGGGATAATAATCCTTATAATTCGCTATTTTATTCGCTCATAGACAATGAGTCTAAGCTTTCAGAACCGGAATTGTTTAGTTCTAAGGCGATTGCATCGAAGTATAATGAGTCTACGCCTGTTTTTTCTAAAGATGGCAGGACTATGTATTTTACGCGCAATAATGTATCTAAAGTTAAAAAAGATAACAGAGGAAATCCGATTATTATCTTGAAGATATATAAGAGCATAATGGATGGTGAGAACTGGTCTGTCCCTGTAGAACTGCCTTTTAACAGTAATGAATACAATGTTGCGCATCCTGCTTTGAGCCCTGATGGGAAGTATCTCTTTTTTGCTTCTAATATGCCTGGCACGCTTGGCCAGTCTGATTTGTTCTTTGTAGAGCTCAAATCCGATGGCAGCTATAGCGCTCCTAAAAATTTAGGAAGCATAATTAATACTGAAGGGAGGGAAACCTTCCCTTTTATTACAGAGGCAAATGAACTGTATTTTTCCAGTGACGGACATCCCGGACTTGGAGGTTTAGATGTTTTTGTCGCTACCCTTGGCAATAGTGCTGATGTTGTGAATGTTGATAATGTTGATAATGTTGGGGAGCCTTTAAACAGCTCTCATGATGACTTTTGCTTTTTTATAAATTCTTTTACTAAAAAAGGTTTTTTTACATCCAACAGACCTGACGGAAAAGGGCTTGATGATATCTATTCTCTAGTGGAGACCCGAAGGCTCAATGGTTTTATACTCGATAAGGTGCTTATCGATAAAAATAGCGGTCTGCCTATCGCGGGCGTTAAGATATCGGTATCAAACGAACAGTTTGGTTTTGTTTGTGAAACCGTTACTGATTCTTCAGGACGCTTTAGCGTTCCTCTTGATTACAATAAGAAGTACTATATTAAGGCAGAGAAAGAAGAGTACCTTACGGCCGAAAAGCCTATTATGGTCAGCAAATTAGGCAATGAGGATAAAGACTTTGTGCTTCAGACTGAAAAAAGACTCCTCCCGGTAAAGAGCGGTGATGATGTGGCCAGGCTTTTTGATATCGGCATTTTGTACTTTGATTTAAATAACTCGGCCATAACTTCTAAGGCCAGCGTGCAATTAGAGAAGATGCTCGAGCTGCTAAAGGAGTATCCGTCATTAAATATTGAGATTCGCACGCATACCGACAGCAGGGGTTCAGATGCGTATAACATGCAGCTCTCAGAGAGACGGAATAAGTCGATTGCCGGCTGGCTAGCGCAGAGAGGCATAGAGCCGAAGCGTCTCTCAGGTAAGGGCTATGGCGAGTCTATGCTGGTTAACCAATGCGGGGATGGGGTGAAATGCAGCGAGGAGGAGCATCAGCAAAACCGCAGGAGCGAATTTATATTTGTCAGGCCATAA